AACGCCTGGTTGGCTTTTCCGGCACGCTGCAGGAAAGCACTCTCCGGCATATCTTCAAAAAGCAGCGGGGATTCCAAAAGTTTCTGTACCTGGGGATCCGCATCGCAGACCAGTCTGACCATTTCTGCGATGATCAGGCGGGTTTCCTCGGGCACATCCATTTGGTTGGCCATATGGTGGTATCTCAGCAAAGTGACCAGTGAAACCGTATGGTAAAGGGTGGCAAAGGTTCCAATCGGCAGCACATAGCGCGCTACTTCCTGGGTGCGTTTGCGGATGTCTTTTTCATATTTGGCTCGATCCTTGCGACGCCCCGGAAAAATTCTGAAATACTCTTCAGCGGCTGTCTCAAACAGAGACTGCGTCAAAGTCTCATAAACGGCGGTCTGATCTTCGATACATTCCTGGTAAACAGCCTGCAATTCAGGGTGCCCCAGATCGGGCTCAATCACTTTGCCGGGTCTGACATGTACATAGCGTTGGCTCTGCTGTTCACTGTTGTAATAGGGGAAAGCGTGCAAAAAAGACCAGAGAAAATGACGGGAAACCCCACTTAAGGCAAACTGTGCATGGGCATGCTGCAGAATGGTATGGTGACCCGCTTCATAGGTGCTGGCAGCGATCCGATCGCGTTGCAATTGTTTTTGCAGACTTTGCTCTGTGCTCAAACCCTTTCCACTGACGGCAGAAACGCCTACCAACTCAGCTGAATAACAGGTGCGGGCTGTTGCAACGGCATTGTTATAGGGTTCTGAAAAGAGGTTGGTCAGACTGATTTGGGGAGAGGCAGATAAAAACGCGGACATAGACGGAATCTTTCTTTCTTTAACTCTGGGATTCTCATTATACCAGTCTCGACCCTGATATTTTCGAAGTGCCAAAACCCAGACAAAAAAGCGGGTGTTTCAGGCTCCCCCCCCCTGAAATATGATCACAATGGCGAAGAACTTTACAAAAAGTCTTAAATGATTTTAAACAATCCCCAATAAAAAAGCCGCGTCCGTGGACGCGGCTTAAAACATGACAAAATTTAACGGATTGTATTGAGCATATTGCGCTCAGAATCCTTAAAGCCACGAATCAAAGTAGCCAAGGACTGAATCACGTTGGAAAGCTCACTGGCAGCCTGCTGAGCGGTACTCAAAGCAGCCCCTTCAAGTGCTTTAAACTCTACGATGGCCAAAACATTGCCGACACCTGCGGCACCCGTGGTAATTTCAGCGCCCGCATTGGCATCTAAGTTGACCCCCACCACCCCAGCGGCATTGTTGAGATAGATCTGGCCGGTCATGCGGTCAACCAAATAACGGGGATTCTGAGCGGGGTCAAAAGGATCGCCAGCCTGACCCGGCGTATACCCAGGACCGACTTGGCCGGGAACAGAACCATCGGCGTTAAACACCCCATAGTTCAAAACTTCACCGGTGAATTGATCGCGTTTTACTTTCACAATCAAAGGCTTGGCTGTGACCAAATTGGCCCCAGTTGTCGCCTGGCCAGGAACATTGAGAATATTGGAAGGAGTTGCCAGAATTGCAGTTGAAGATTTCAGAGTAGAAGCGGGCGTGGAGTTAAAAGAACCATCGGTGGCAGTTACGGCGGTATCTCCAGCGAAAGAGGCAATCGGCACAAACAGTTTGGCCACTTGTGTCGCCCGGGACTCGTAAGCTGCGGCTAACATCGTAACAGGATCCGCTACACGTACGGAGTTGGATATCTGAACCCAGGTATTGGCCATGATTGGAATGCTCCTTTGAAAATTGACAGAATATCAGATGTCAATTTTATCAGAAAAACCCTGTCGTGTCTTTCGCTGTAAAACACAATAAAAACATTTATTTAACATAATCTTATTACTTCAGACAAAAACAGGACTGACATCCTCGGGCAGGCCCTGGGCCAAAAACCGTTCAGAACGCTCAAGATAATAGCGGGCAGCCGTATCGCGGGGATTCTGCGCGATGGTCGCATGAAAGCCATCGCGGGCTTTCTCCATATCGCGTTCAAGATAGGCAGCCACAGCGGCTTCAAAAATCTCGAGGGTTTTGAAACGGGCTGGGAAATCTTCAACCAGGCCGTCTTCAAAGACTTCATAGATCGAAATCGATTCAACTTTGCCTTTGACCCGCACCCGACCCAAATAGCGGTGGGTATATTTTTCAGGTTGGCTGAGTTTTTGACGGGTTTGCTCACTGATAATCAAGGGCGTGCCATAGAGTTTGGTCAAACCCTCCAGGCGAGCGGCGGTATTGACAGCATCAGAAATCACAGTCCCCTCCATGCGTTGATCTTCACCGATCGTGCCCAACATCAAAAGCCCCGTATGCAAACCAATGCCGATCTGAATGGCAGGCTGGTTTTCCTGCTTGCGTTCCAAATTAAAGAGCGTCACCTCATGCAACATCTCTACCGCCGCATCCAGTGCCTGCTGCGGGTCTTGGGGAAAGAGGGCCATAATGCCATCGCCAATGTATTTGTCGATAAAGCCTTCATTGACGCGAATAATCGGGCTGATTCGGCTCAAATAATCGTT
Above is a genomic segment from bacterium (Candidatus Blackallbacteria) CG13_big_fil_rev_8_21_14_2_50_49_14 containing:
- a CDS encoding thymidylate synthase yields the protein MSAFLSASPQISLTNLFSEPYNNAVATARTCYSAELVGVSAVSGKGLSTEQSLQKQLQRDRIAASTYEAGHHTILQHAHAQFALSGVSRHFLWSFLHAFPYYNSEQQSQRYVHVRPGKVIEPDLGHPELQAVYQECIEDQTAVYETLTQSLFETAAEEYFRIFPGRRKDRAKYEKDIRKRTQEVARYVLPIGTFATLYHTVSLVTLLRYHHMANQMDVPEETRLIIAEMVRLVCDADPQVQKLLESPLLFEDMPESAFLQRAGKANQAFLDEFDSSLAGKVSKLVDWKQAAQESMAAAVREVLGLATSELTDCEALELVLNPAQNRILSTTLNTTVHSKLTRVLHHPHYTFRKKISHAADSQDQRHRMVPGSRPVLGLHLNTQPDYITPRLLKADAPSLALYEAAMERIWQRVNQLISAGVSVEKASYLLPNAVSIRFTESGDLLNLHHKLKARLCYNAQEEIWQASLDELEQISAIHPEIGKYLRPPCGLRQMGGRTPFCPEGQRFCGVPVWKKEPTEYARLL